The Gammaproteobacteria bacterium genome includes a window with the following:
- a CDS encoding VacJ family lipoprotein, whose amino-acid sequence MKKIYHILLPLFMLFPALSLAANMEQSILDDEFDDEEIIEIADPLEPINRAFFGFNDILYSYALKPVAKAVRYIPEPARIALKNFVSNLTTPIRFINSLLQGKFSDAGTEGGRFAINSIIGILGLFDPAREMDIYKKDEDSGQTLGYYGVGQGFYLVIPFIGPSSLRDSIGLVANYYMDPLSLLSPERDYYIAQTGIIINEVSLDKDTYESIKKEQLDPYLFIRDAYAQHRQGKVEE is encoded by the coding sequence ATGAAAAAAATATACCACATCCTGCTGCCACTATTTATGCTCTTCCCTGCCCTGTCGCTCGCAGCCAACATGGAACAAAGTATCCTCGATGATGAATTTGATGATGAAGAGATCATCGAGATCGCCGACCCTCTGGAGCCGATCAATCGCGCCTTTTTTGGCTTTAATGACATACTGTATTCCTACGCACTGAAACCTGTTGCTAAAGCCGTTCGTTATATCCCGGAACCCGCCCGCATCGCACTCAAGAATTTCGTCTCCAACCTGACCACTCCGATACGCTTCATTAATTCATTATTACAGGGGAAATTCAGTGATGCTGGCACCGAAGGTGGCCGTTTTGCCATCAATAGCATCATTGGTATCCTCGGGCTTTTTGATCCCGCCAGAGAGATGGACATCTACAAGAAGGATGAGGATAGCGGTCAAACCCTTGGCTATTATGGCGTAGGACAAGGCTTCTATCTAGTGATTCCCTTTATTGGCCCTTCCAGCCTTAGGGATAGTATTGGTCTGGTTGCTAATTACTATATGGATCCATTATCCCTGTTGTCACCAGAGAGAGACTATTATATCGCTCAAACAGGCATCATCATCAATGAAGTATCGCTGGACAAGGACACCTACGAATCCATTAAAAAGGAACAACTGGATCCATATCTATTCATCCGTGATGCCTATGCTCAACATCGCCAGGGCAAGGTTGAGGAGTAA
- the mlaD gene encoding outer membrane lipid asymmetry maintenance protein MlaD has product MNKKNIELNVGLFIIVGLLSFAYLAVKMGDIALLNNDSYQLQSRFTSISGLKEGANIELAGVNIGKVSDIILDNEEYEAVVTLSISKQVKLQEDSIAAIRTAGIIGDRYIVIKPGGSDIYLSNNDEITETESAISLEELISKYIFESK; this is encoded by the coding sequence ATGAACAAAAAAAATATCGAACTCAATGTCGGCCTATTCATTATTGTTGGGCTTTTAAGTTTCGCCTATCTAGCTGTCAAGATGGGGGACATTGCCCTGCTTAATAATGACAGTTACCAGTTACAGAGTCGATTCACCTCCATATCAGGATTAAAGGAAGGTGCCAATATTGAACTGGCGGGTGTCAACATCGGTAAGGTCTCCGACATTATTCTTGATAATGAGGAATATGAAGCCGTTGTTACCCTGTCCATTAGTAAGCAGGTGAAATTACAGGAGGACAGCATCGCTGCCATCCGTACCGCAGGCATTATTGGTGATCGTTACATTGTGATTAAACCCGGGGGCTCAGATATCTATCTATCGAATAATGACGAAATAACAGAGACAGAATCCGCCATTAGTCTGGAAGAACTCATTAGCAAATATATCTTTGAAAGCAAATAA
- a CDS encoding ABC transporter permease, which translates to MRLFIEQTGRRFLDFTTNIGRLGLFLTAILSSIVHPPYEWRPIIRQIYFIGSRSSFVIIVTGLFTGMVLGLQGHHNLAKFGSEELLGSAVALSLIQELGPVLTALMVIGRAGSAICAEIGIMRHSEQIDALECMAIDPYKYLIAPKFIAAIISLPLLTFIFDILGIWGGYFVGVILEGVSEGAFFQGMYDSVMMSDILLGIYKSAFFGLLIALIATYKGFFLHLNKNVFGAEGVSQVTTDAVVMSSISVLIFDYIIGTLLL; encoded by the coding sequence ATGCGTCTTTTTATTGAACAGACGGGGCGTCGCTTCCTTGACTTTACAACCAATATCGGACGTTTGGGTCTGTTTCTAACAGCCATCCTCAGCAGTATTGTGCATCCGCCTTATGAGTGGCGACCGATTATTCGGCAGATCTACTTTATTGGTTCCCGATCCAGTTTTGTCATTATTGTTACCGGTCTGTTCACGGGCATGGTGCTCGGTCTGCAAGGTCATCATAATCTGGCGAAATTTGGTTCTGAAGAGCTACTAGGTTCAGCCGTAGCCCTGAGCCTAATTCAGGAACTCGGCCCGGTATTAACGGCATTAATGGTGATTGGACGTGCCGGATCAGCCATCTGTGCCGAGATCGGCATTATGCGTCATTCTGAACAGATCGACGCACTGGAATGCATGGCTATTGACCCTTATAAATACCTCATCGCACCCAAATTCATTGCCGCCATTATCTCGCTTCCTCTACTCACCTTTATTTTCGATATCCTTGGGATATGGGGCGGCTATTTTGTTGGGGTGATACTCGAAGGTGTCAGTGAAGGTGCTTTTTTTCAGGGCATGTACGATAGTGTGATGATGTCTGATATCCTTCTTGGTATCTATAAGTCAGCCTTTTTCGGCTTATTGATCGCCTTGATTGCCACCTACAAGGGCTTCTTTTTACACCTCAACAAGAATGTCTTTGGTGCCGAGGGTGTCAGTCAAGTGACCACCGATGCTGTTGTTATGTCATCCATATCCGTATTAATATTTGATTACATCATTGGCACCCTTCTGTTATAA
- a CDS encoding STAS domain-containing protein yields the protein MNYTTQIENDYILVSFSGDIDLSNSPQSRKILLDSVQQSTQVLVNLQDVSYIDSSGIATLVEALQESRKKQQPFSLIATSDAALRVLELSRLDKVFSMFLSLDEALQG from the coding sequence ATGAATTATACAACACAGATTGAGAACGATTACATTCTGGTGTCTTTTAGCGGAGACATCGATCTGTCAAACTCGCCTCAATCACGCAAGATCCTGCTGGATTCCGTCCAACAATCCACCCAGGTACTGGTTAACCTGCAGGATGTCAGTTATATCGATAGCTCAGGCATTGCCACCCTGGTTGAGGCGTTACAGGAATCAAGAAAGAAACAACAACCCTTCTCTCTAATTGCCACCAGTGATGCCGCTCTGCGTGTACTGGAACTCTCACGTCTGGACAAGGTGTTCAGTATGTTTCTTTCCCTTGATGAGGCGCTACAGGGCTAA
- a CDS encoding ATP-binding protein — MNADIPQPQVYRRSQIPARADQLKSIRELVNRACAAFACTARDTHDIIIAVDESCQNIVRYAYNDNESGIIDIDIQYHDSSIEIRIRDYAKKVDPAILVPTEKEKLSPGGLGILLIQKIMDVVKYLPVPDNTGNILFLSKKINKGIYELYNTD, encoded by the coding sequence ATGAACGCTGATATCCCTCAGCCACAGGTCTATCGTCGATCACAGATCCCCGCTCGGGCTGACCAGCTTAAATCCATTCGTGAACTGGTCAATCGTGCCTGCGCCGCCTTTGCCTGCACAGCAAGAGACACCCATGATATTATCATCGCGGTTGATGAAAGCTGCCAGAATATTGTCCGTTATGCCTACAACGATAATGAATCAGGTATAATCGATATCGACATCCAGTACCATGACTCATCCATAGAGATCAGGATTCGGGATTATGCAAAAAAAGTGGATCCGGCTATACTAGTGCCAACAGAAAAAGAAAAACTGAGTCCAGGTGGTCTGGGCATTCTACTGATCCAGAAAATCATGGATGTAGTCAAATATCTTCCCGTACCGGATAATACGGGGAATATACTTTTTTTATCCAAAAAGATTAACAAGGGAATCTATGAATTATACAACACAGATTGA
- a CDS encoding SpoIIE family protein phosphatase yields the protein MLENTISQHERRNPDQSDRRTRNQLSGHLQLLAEMSSHLASSNSNVTDTIERALVLIAHYVNAQAGSLFILEDDASRLTCKASVGPIDITGIKIDADQGIIGHCVTTGQGKIVRDVSQDPDFITEVDEESGFKTESILCAPLVTHDEKIGAIELVNRREKDTRFTESDLLMLQTLASATSMAIANTRMAERLMEQQRVQQEIDMAAEIQRSLLPVADDKLPIFGINIPARTISGDFYDYFVLDDGRIYFSLGDVSGKGMNAALLMAKTASLFRCLGKNIHQPGKLLAKINVEICETATRGMFVTMLCGTYDPATGRTILANAGHEPALFLNQAMQYTSIEASAPPLGIVPPLTQDETIAEQEIMLDGGCLYIFSDGVTEGRIDTSTRLGIDRLKQELIDQQHVSNREQIAHVCSLLQQSNTELHDDITIMSLKDER from the coding sequence ATGTTAGAAAACACTATAAGCCAACACGAACGCAGAAACCCGGATCAATCCGATCGTAGGACACGTAACCAACTGTCCGGGCACCTGCAATTACTTGCCGAGATGAGTAGTCATCTTGCCTCTAGTAATAGCAATGTGACCGACACTATTGAGCGCGCACTGGTATTGATTGCCCATTATGTCAATGCCCAGGCCGGCTCATTGTTCATCCTGGAGGATGATGCCAGCCGTCTCACCTGTAAGGCATCGGTCGGCCCGATTGATATTACCGGGATCAAAATTGATGCCGATCAGGGCATTATTGGTCACTGTGTTACCACCGGCCAGGGCAAAATCGTACGCGATGTTAGTCAAGATCCTGATTTTATCACTGAGGTGGATGAAGAATCCGGCTTCAAGACCGAATCTATCCTGTGCGCCCCGTTGGTGACCCATGATGAAAAAATCGGCGCCATCGAACTGGTTAATCGACGAGAAAAAGATACGCGTTTTACCGAGTCCGACCTGCTTATGTTGCAAACATTGGCATCTGCCACCTCAATGGCCATTGCCAATACACGCATGGCTGAAAGATTAATGGAACAACAACGTGTACAGCAAGAAATCGATATGGCTGCCGAGATCCAGCGTAGCCTGCTACCCGTTGCCGATGACAAACTACCCATTTTTGGTATCAACATCCCCGCCAGAACAATATCCGGTGATTTCTACGATTATTTTGTCTTAGATGATGGGCGTATCTATTTTAGCCTGGGTGATGTCTCGGGCAAGGGCATGAATGCTGCCTTGTTAATGGCAAAGACCGCCAGCCTGTTTCGTTGCCTGGGCAAGAATATTCACCAGCCTGGCAAGCTACTTGCCAAGATTAATGTTGAGATCTGTGAGACGGCTACCCGGGGTATGTTTGTCACCATGCTCTGTGGCACCTATGATCCTGCAACAGGCAGGACAATATTGGCCAATGCGGGTCACGAACCCGCACTTTTCCTCAATCAGGCCATGCAATACACCAGTATTGAGGCCAGTGCGCCACCACTAGGCATTGTCCCGCCCCTAACGCAGGATGAAACCATTGCTGAACAGGAAATCATGCTTGATGGCGGTTGCCTGTATATATTCAGTGATGGTGTTACTGAAGGCCGAATTGATACCAGTACCCGTTTGGGCATTGACCGACTGAAGCAGGAACTCATTGATCAGCAACATGTTTCAAATCGTGAACAGATTGCCCATGTCTGTTCTCTGTTACAACAATCCAATACCGAACTACACGATGACATAACCATCATGAGTCTTAAGGATGAACGCTGA
- a CDS encoding leucyl/phenylalanyl-tRNA--protein transferase produces MTLLDDTLCFPAVTQALQEPDGLLAFGGDLSPERLLSAYRQGIFPWYNEGEPILWWSPDPRTVLFPNQLKVSRSLGKSLRNKVIEISFNQSFNAVIQACSEPRPGQNGTWINSAMIEAYAQLHKLGHAHSVEVWQQGQLIGGLYGIHIGQVFFGESMFSRQSDASKIALVHLVRYFNQGELELIDCQVGSAHLSRLGASVIPRSRFIQYLEQYC; encoded by the coding sequence ATTACCCTGTTAGATGACACCCTGTGTTTCCCTGCTGTTACACAGGCATTACAGGAACCCGATGGCCTATTGGCCTTTGGTGGCGATCTCAGCCCTGAACGTCTGTTAAGTGCCTATCGTCAGGGTATCTTCCCCTGGTATAACGAGGGTGAACCGATACTCTGGTGGTCACCTGATCCGCGCACAGTGTTATTTCCCAATCAGCTAAAGGTCTCTCGCAGTCTTGGCAAGAGCCTACGCAACAAGGTCATTGAAATCAGTTTTAATCAGTCCTTTAATGCCGTCATCCAGGCCTGTAGCGAACCCCGACCCGGACAAAATGGCACCTGGATCAATAGCGCGATGATCGAGGCCTACGCCCAGCTCCATAAACTTGGTCATGCGCACTCGGTTGAGGTGTGGCAGCAAGGACAACTCATCGGTGGGCTCTATGGCATTCATATTGGACAAGTATTCTTTGGTGAATCCATGTTTAGCCGACAATCCGATGCCTCCAAGATTGCCCTGGTGCATCTGGTTCGGTACTTTAATCAAGGGGAACTTGAGCTAATTGATTGCCAGGTGGGGTCAGCGCATCTGAGTCGTTTAGGTGCTAGCGTTATTCCACGTAGTCGGTTTATTCAATATCTGGAGCAATATTGTTGA
- the trxB gene encoding thioredoxin-disulfide reductase, with translation MSNIQHHRLLILGSGPAGYTAAIYAARANLNPVIITGMQQGGQLTTTTEVENWPAGAPDLQGPQLMDSMREHAERFDTEIIFDHIHTTDLQQAPYRLEGDSAIYTCDALIIATGASARYLGLDSEEAFKGRGVSACATCDGFFYKQQAVAVIGGGNTAVEEALYLANIASHVTLVHRRDSLKCEKILQDRLFKKVEEGIITVEWNHNLDEVLGDAQGVTGLRLAHARDGSTKKITVTGVFIAIGHKPNTDIFDGQVDMEHGYLKIQGGSQGDATATSVKGVFAAGDVADHIYRQAITSAGAGCMAALDAERYLDNLDQ, from the coding sequence ATGAGTAATATCCAACACCACCGTTTATTGATCCTTGGATCAGGGCCTGCGGGCTATACCGCTGCAATCTATGCGGCACGCGCGAATCTTAATCCAGTTATTATCACGGGTATGCAACAGGGCGGGCAGTTAACCACTACTACTGAGGTTGAAAACTGGCCCGCAGGTGCGCCGGATCTACAGGGTCCCCAACTGATGGATAGCATGCGGGAACATGCGGAACGCTTTGACACCGAGATTATCTTTGATCATATTCACACCACAGACCTGCAACAGGCACCCTATCGTCTTGAAGGTGACAGCGCTATCTATACCTGTGATGCACTCATTATTGCCACTGGTGCATCCGCCCGTTACCTGGGGCTGGATTCAGAAGAGGCCTTCAAAGGACGGGGTGTTTCTGCCTGTGCCACCTGTGATGGGTTTTTCTATAAACAACAAGCCGTCGCGGTTATTGGCGGTGGTAATACTGCGGTTGAAGAGGCGCTTTATCTGGCTAATATCGCCTCACACGTTACCCTGGTGCATCGTCGCGACAGCTTGAAGTGTGAAAAAATCCTGCAAGATCGTTTATTCAAAAAAGTTGAGGAAGGCATTATTACTGTCGAATGGAATCACAATCTGGATGAGGTACTGGGTGATGCACAGGGCGTAACCGGTCTGCGTCTGGCTCATGCTCGTGATGGCAGCACGAAAAAGATTACGGTCACCGGTGTCTTTATCGCGATTGGCCACAAGCCCAATACCGATATCTTTGATGGACAGGTCGATATGGAACATGGCTACCTCAAGATACAAGGCGGCAGCCAGGGTGATGCCACAGCCACCAGCGTCAAGGGTGTATTTGCCGCCGGTGATGTCGCGGATCACATCTATCGTCAGGCGATCACCTCAGCCGGTGCAGGCTGTATGGCAGCACTGGATGCCGAACGCTATCTGGATAACCTGGACCAATAG
- the ccmI gene encoding c-type cytochrome biogenesis protein CcmI, producing the protein MMTFWIISAIMIALAIAFIAPALLRKQQQSEGKEYRDGQNVAIAREHLHDLDEELANGTLTPALYDQSKLEIEQTLLFDLEEQGTIAQANKHSRAGKMGFIAVLIAIPLLTILLYQQIGTPQFIDASTTTMPAQHSGSPLPSLEQMVANLQRKLEQDPDNAQGWYLMGRTLMSMKKYTGAVDAYEKTNRLAANEPTVMLALADAITMAQGGDMTGRPSELVFAAIAIDPNHSTGLWMAGMIAEEQGENEKALDLWLRLRPLLSAMPEEVEALDRLIKRVAGKLNKDVSQLLTTTSANPNNTGNIGASIKLSIQIDKVLAGKVKGEETLFIYAKAMQGPRFPLAAARYQVKDLPLTITLDDSNAVMATAKLSNFKQIRVGARISYSGDAITHSGDLIGEVQDITVGQEAVTIIIDRVSP; encoded by the coding sequence ATGATGACTTTCTGGATAATCAGCGCCATAATGATCGCATTAGCCATCGCCTTTATTGCACCGGCCCTGCTGCGCAAACAACAACAGAGTGAAGGCAAGGAATACCGTGATGGACAGAATGTCGCTATCGCGCGTGAACACCTGCATGACCTTGATGAGGAACTGGCCAATGGCACGCTGACACCCGCACTCTACGATCAGTCAAAGCTGGAGATCGAACAAACCCTGCTATTCGACCTGGAGGAGCAAGGGACAATAGCTCAAGCAAACAAGCATTCCCGTGCTGGAAAAATGGGATTCATTGCTGTTTTAATTGCAATTCCGCTGTTAACCATACTGCTTTACCAACAGATTGGTACACCGCAATTCATCGATGCCAGCACCACCACGATGCCAGCACAACACAGCGGCTCCCCACTCCCCAGCCTTGAACAAATGGTTGCCAATCTGCAACGAAAACTGGAACAAGATCCCGACAATGCTCAAGGCTGGTATCTGATGGGACGCACCCTGATGTCGATGAAGAAATATACCGGTGCAGTTGATGCCTATGAAAAGACCAACCGCCTCGCCGCCAATGAACCCACCGTAATGTTGGCACTGGCCGATGCCATAACCATGGCTCAGGGCGGCGATATGACAGGTAGGCCGAGCGAACTGGTATTTGCTGCCATTGCCATAGACCCGAACCATAGCACTGGATTATGGATGGCAGGGATGATTGCAGAGGAACAGGGCGAAAATGAAAAGGCACTCGATTTATGGCTACGTCTACGTCCGCTGCTAAGTGCGATGCCTGAAGAAGTCGAAGCACTCGACCGTTTAATTAAACGTGTTGCCGGGAAACTCAATAAGGATGTATCACAGTTACTGACAACCACATCCGCCAATCCGAACAATACCGGCAATATTGGAGCCAGCATCAAACTCAGCATACAGATTGATAAGGTTCTCGCTGGTAAGGTAAAGGGTGAAGAGACTCTATTCATCTATGCCAAGGCCATGCAAGGCCCACGTTTCCCGCTTGCTGCTGCCCGCTATCAGGTAAAGGATCTACCGCTAACGATCACACTGGATGACTCTAATGCCGTTATGGCTACAGCAAAATTATCCAACTTTAAACAGATACGCGTTGGTGCAAGGATCTCCTACTCGGGTGATGCTATCACCCATAGCGGGGATTTGATTGGTGAGGTGCAGGACATCACTGTAGGGCAGGAAGCGGTTACGATTATTATTGATCGGGTGTCACCTTAA
- a CDS encoding cytochrome c-type biogenesis protein CcmH: MFGSTAQAGIETHNFDDSNKEGLYKELVSELRCLVCQNQNLADSNAKLAIDLRQQTYEMVQAGASKADVIDYMVQRYGDFVLYRPPFQSSTLLLWLGPFIILALALLGLLKYIRGRNQVTDPEISKEDLERAKRLLGEDQDTKQP; this comes from the coding sequence ATGTTTGGCTCAACGGCTCAGGCCGGTATTGAGACCCACAACTTTGATGACAGCAACAAGGAAGGGCTCTACAAAGAACTCGTTAGTGAGCTACGTTGCCTGGTTTGTCAAAATCAAAATCTGGCAGACTCTAATGCTAAGCTCGCCATCGACCTGCGTCAGCAGACTTATGAGATGGTACAAGCGGGTGCATCAAAGGCCGACGTTATCGACTACATGGTTCAACGCTATGGCGATTTCGTGCTCTATCGCCCACCCTTTCAAAGTTCCACCCTGCTACTTTGGTTAGGCCCCTTTATCATCCTTGCCCTGGCCTTACTGGGTCTACTCAAATATATCCGTGGACGTAATCAGGTCACCGACCCTGAGATCAGTAAAGAAGATCTCGAACGTGCCAAACGTCTGCTTGGCGAAGATCAGGACACCAAACAACCATGA
- a CDS encoding DsbE family thiol:disulfide interchange protein gives MKSRHLIPLAIFLALVVLLGIGLTLDPRKVPSPFIDKPAPAFDLPQLYDNTLRLTPKDMKGQVWLLNVWASWCVSCRAEHRVITALANTREVNIIGLNYKDERVDALRWLQQFGNPYAASVSDLKGRTGIDYGVYGVPETFVIDQHGIIRYKQIGPVTDQAVAEIILPLIRKLKSGAS, from the coding sequence ATGAAGTCACGCCACCTGATTCCACTGGCCATTTTTCTGGCTTTGGTCGTCCTGCTCGGCATTGGGCTGACCCTTGATCCACGCAAGGTACCCTCGCCCTTTATCGATAAACCGGCTCCCGCCTTTGATCTACCACAGTTATACGATAACACCCTCAGGCTCACTCCCAAGGATATGAAAGGTCAGGTCTGGTTACTCAATGTGTGGGCCTCATGGTGTGTCTCATGTCGTGCTGAACATCGGGTCATTACCGCCCTTGCCAACACCCGTGAGGTCAATATTATCGGTCTCAATTATAAGGATGAACGTGTCGATGCTCTGCGCTGGCTACAACAGTTCGGTAACCCTTACGCCGCATCCGTCTCTGATCTGAAGGGACGCACCGGTATCGACTACGGGGTCTATGGTGTACCGGAAACCTTTGTTATCGACCAACACGGTATTATTCGCTACAAACAGATTGGCCCGGTCACCGACCAGGCCGTTGCCGAGATCATCCTGCCGCTGATTCGCAAGCTAAAATCGGGGGCATCATGA
- a CDS encoding heme lyase CcmF/NrfE family subunit produces the protein MIPELGQIALILALCMALIQAILPTIGAHKGIDSWIAVAKPAAQAQVVFMLFAFGLLVYAFLVHDFSVKYVTANSNSLLPTLYLVSGVWGGHEGSLLLWAVILSVWTAAVTFFSRSVPVLMVARVVGVMGMVSVGFLLFMLLTSNPFDRLLTVPLEGRDLNPLLQDPGLAIHPPMLYMGYVGFSVAFAFAIAAMLGGRLDSAWARWSRPWTNIAWVFMTLGIVLGSWWAYYELGWGGWWFWDPVENASFMPWLVGTALIHSLAVTEKRGAFKAWTVLLAILTFSLSLLGTFLVRSGVLTSVHAFATDPERGIFILIFLVVVIGGSLVLYSWRASQIRSTVKFALFSRESGLLINNVLLVVAAASILLGTLYPLIIDALGIGKISVGPPYFNSVFIPLTIPLALLVGIGALLRWKQDKVSVIAKKLRLQAILAIALGLLFPFTMPYYSASAALGMVLAFWVMFTTLVWIQQRSERKGWGHALSSISRGGWGMISGHTGIAVFIIGVTLVSVYSTEKDVRLAPGEHYQLGGFDFQFNGATDFQGPNYSGAMGEIVVSRDKQHIATLHAEKRNYLSGMPMTEAGIDAGITRDLFVALGEPLGDEGAWSLRIYHKPYIRWIWMGGILMALGGLLGASDKRYFRSRQRTR, from the coding sequence ATGATCCCGGAGCTTGGACAAATAGCCCTCATCCTGGCCCTGTGCATGGCACTGATCCAGGCGATTCTACCCACCATTGGCGCACATAAGGGAATCGACTCATGGATTGCGGTTGCCAAACCGGCAGCACAGGCACAGGTCGTCTTTATGCTGTTTGCCTTTGGCCTGCTTGTCTATGCCTTTCTGGTACATGATTTTTCAGTTAAATATGTCACTGCCAATTCCAACAGCTTATTACCCACGCTCTACCTGGTCTCAGGTGTCTGGGGTGGGCACGAAGGTTCACTGCTGTTATGGGCTGTTATTCTCTCGGTCTGGACAGCCGCAGTCACCTTTTTCAGTCGCAGTGTTCCCGTATTGATGGTCGCTCGCGTGGTCGGTGTCATGGGCATGGTCAGCGTCGGCTTCCTGCTCTTTATGCTGCTCACTTCCAACCCCTTTGATCGGCTGCTCACGGTGCCGCTAGAAGGTCGTGATCTTAATCCATTATTGCAAGACCCCGGTCTGGCGATTCATCCACCCATGCTCTACATGGGTTATGTGGGTTTCTCAGTGGCCTTTGCCTTTGCTATTGCTGCCATGCTCGGTGGTCGTCTCGACTCGGCATGGGCACGCTGGTCACGCCCCTGGACCAATATCGCCTGGGTCTTTATGACCCTGGGCATTGTGCTCGGTAGCTGGTGGGCGTACTACGAATTGGGCTGGGGTGGCTGGTGGTTCTGGGATCCGGTGGAGAATGCCTCATTCATGCCCTGGCTGGTCGGTACAGCGCTGATTCATTCGCTGGCAGTCACCGAGAAACGCGGAGCATTCAAGGCGTGGACAGTGCTGTTGGCTATTCTCACCTTTTCATTGAGTCTACTCGGCACCTTCTTAGTGCGTTCCGGTGTACTCACCTCGGTACATGCCTTTGCTACAGATCCCGAACGCGGGATCTTTATCCTGATCTTCCTGGTGGTGGTGATCGGCGGTTCGTTGGTGCTTTATTCATGGCGTGCCAGCCAGATTCGTTCCACCGTCAAATTTGCCCTGTTTTCACGCGAGAGTGGTCTGCTTATTAATAATGTTCTGCTGGTGGTGGCAGCGGCAAGCATCCTGCTGGGCACCCTCTATCCGCTTATTATTGATGCCCTCGGTATTGGCAAGATTTCGGTCGGCCCACCTTATTTCAATAGTGTCTTTATCCCGCTTACCATACCGTTGGCACTATTAGTCGGTATCGGCGCCCTGTTACGCTGGAAGCAGGACAAGGTCTCGGTCATCGCCAAAAAGCTACGTCTACAGGCAATCTTGGCAATCGCCCTGGGACTGCTGTTCCCATTCACCATGCCATACTATAGCGCGTCTGCGGCACTGGGTATGGTGCTCGCGTTCTGGGTAATGTTTACCACATTGGTATGGATTCAACAACGTAGTGAAAGAAAAGGCTGGGGACATGCCCTGAGTAGCATTTCACGCGGTGGTTGGGGCATGATCAGCGGGCACACAGGTATTGCTGTCTTTATCATTGGTGTCACCCTGGTCTCGGTTTACAGTACCGAAAAAGATGTCCGTCTTGCCCCGGGGGAACACTATCAACTCGGTGGTTTTGACTTCCAGTTTAATGGTGCCACTGACTTCCAGGGCCCTAACTACAGCGGGGCTATGGGAGAAATCGTTGTTAGCCGTGATAAGCAACATATTGCAACCTTGCACGCGGAAAAGAGAAATTATCTTTCCGGTATGCCGATGACTGAAGCCGGCATTGATGCCGGGATTACCCGCGACCTCTTTGTTGCCCTCGGTGAACCCCTGGGTGATGAGGGTGCCTGGAGTCTGCGCATCTACCACAAACCTTATATTCGCTGGATTTGGATGGGCGGTATATTAATGGCACTCGGCGGACTGCTCGGTGCCAGTGACAAGCGTTATTTCCGTTCAAGGCAGAGGACGCGCTAA
- the ccmE gene encoding cytochrome c maturation protein CcmE, translating to MKARQKRFILLSIGVVVIILATWLVFNALGNNMSYFFSPTEVTEGKAPKGHLFRLGGLVESGSLQRGKELTVRFNVTDNANQVSVAYTGILPDLFAEGQGVIAQGKMGTDGIFIAEEVLAKHDENYMPPEVAEALEKGRQQGNPQ from the coding sequence ATGAAAGCTAGACAAAAACGATTTATCCTCCTCTCCATCGGTGTTGTGGTGATTATATTAGCCACTTGGCTGGTATTCAACGCTCTGGGCAACAATATGTCTTACTTCTTCTCACCGACCGAGGTGACAGAAGGAAAGGCACCTAAGGGGCATCTGTTTCGACTGGGTGGTCTGGTGGAATCCGGCTCACTGCAACGTGGCAAGGAACTCACCGTTCGTTTCAACGTAACCGATAATGCCAACCAGGTATCCGTCGCTTATACTGGCATCCTGCCCGACCTCTTCGCTGAGGGTCAGGGGGTTATTGCTCAGGGCAAAATGGGGACTGATGGCATCTTTATCGCCGAAGAAGTGCTCGCCAAACATGATGAAAACTATATGCCACCCGAAGTTGCCGAGGCACTGGAAAAGGGACGGCAGCAGGGGAACCCGCAATGA